A window of the Calditrichia bacterium genome harbors these coding sequences:
- a CDS encoding protein-L-isoaspartate(D-aspartate) O-methyltransferase, whose translation MYDRHREMMVQKYVIDAGITDARVIAAMRKIPRHLFVETAIRHQAYMDKSLPIGFGQTISHPTTVASMTQLLALNGSEKILEIGTGSGYQAAVLAEVGVKVYTIERIAELARRAQQMFDQLGYYTIGIRIGDGSVGWSNHAPYDRIIVTAASPEVPQTLAKQLGENGKLIVPVGDKVQQKLMIVTRQGNNFDIIEADSRSFVPLIGKRGWAD comes from the coding sequence ATGTATGATCGCCACAGGGAAATGATGGTGCAAAAATACGTTATCGACGCGGGAATTACCGATGCGCGGGTGATTGCCGCCATGCGAAAAATTCCCCGCCATTTGTTTGTGGAGACGGCCATCCGGCATCAGGCATACATGGACAAATCGTTGCCGATCGGGTTCGGGCAAACCATTTCCCATCCCACAACTGTTGCCAGCATGACGCAATTGCTGGCGTTGAACGGCTCGGAAAAAATTCTAGAAATTGGGACAGGCAGTGGTTACCAGGCTGCTGTTTTGGCTGAAGTTGGCGTAAAAGTGTATACCATCGAACGAATTGCGGAACTGGCACGACGGGCGCAGCAAATGTTCGATCAACTGGGCTATTACACCATCGGTATTCGCATCGGCGATGGCTCGGTGGGCTGGAGCAATCATGCGCCATACGACCGGATTATTGTAACCGCGGCCTCTCCGGAGGTGCCGCAAACGCTCGCCAAACAGCTCGGCGAAAATGGCAAATTGATCGTCCCCGTTGGCGATAAAGTTCAGCAAAAGCTGATGATCGTCACACGGCAGGGCAATAATTTTGATATCATTGAGGCGGATTCGCGCAGTTTTGTCCCGCTGATCGGCAAACGCGGTTGGGCGGATTAA
- a CDS encoding GMC family oxidoreductase → MRNNSGSHIRHFDAIIIGSGFGGSMLASVLVNAGQNVLMLERGDWVKRGAHNWAMNASVDLTPHYSFDTPMRVREGGNKDIMGNYACVGGPSVFYGGVSFRFREKDFEPPPEIVGDSGAEWPITYADLEPYYSRAEQMLDVAGDDSADPSAPPRSAPFPQNPDRLSNISEKVKSSAESLGLSPFPLPLAINYRQNGRHKCAACTTCDTFACAISAKNDLATVLIPKLVRKGMTLLPNTIVTRLVHNNGRITAVHAIDKMTKKLHEITADTVVLSAGAMSSPQLLLASGLAQHNPAGEMIGRFLMRHANAITFGIFPGKPDKETRFHKQLAILDYYFGHPEIKYPAGKLGSLQQMPTPPPGLVKEVVMKPFGSIIAPAVKLLTGLLAMVEDQPQFINRIKLDAVRKNAYGIPEAQIFHKYSKRDLAALKVMTDLSKKIMRGTGAWAHYIHQIRTFSHACGTVRFGENPKTAPLDRDCRFRGIDNLIVMDASFMPTAAAVNPSLTISANALRVGETVLKL, encoded by the coding sequence ATGCGGAATAATTCCGGTTCACATATCCGTCATTTTGACGCAATTATTATTGGCAGCGGCTTTGGCGGCTCGATGCTCGCCAGCGTGCTGGTTAATGCCGGGCAAAATGTGCTCATGCTGGAGCGCGGCGATTGGGTGAAACGCGGCGCCCACAATTGGGCGATGAATGCGTCCGTTGATCTCACGCCCCATTATTCGTTCGATACGCCGATGCGCGTGCGTGAAGGCGGCAATAAAGATATCATGGGCAATTACGCCTGTGTCGGTGGACCGTCGGTGTTTTATGGCGGCGTTTCGTTCCGTTTCCGGGAAAAAGATTTTGAGCCGCCGCCGGAAATTGTCGGCGATTCCGGCGCTGAGTGGCCGATCACTTACGCCGATCTCGAGCCATATTATTCCCGTGCGGAACAAATGCTCGATGTCGCAGGTGACGATTCTGCCGACCCGAGCGCCCCGCCCCGCAGCGCGCCATTTCCCCAAAATCCTGACCGGTTGAGCAACATCAGCGAAAAAGTTAAATCGTCTGCCGAGTCGTTGGGGCTGTCCCCGTTTCCGCTGCCGCTGGCGATCAATTACAGACAAAACGGACGCCATAAATGCGCGGCCTGCACCACCTGCGATACGTTCGCCTGCGCGATTTCCGCTAAAAATGATTTGGCGACGGTGCTGATTCCCAAACTGGTTCGCAAAGGGATGACGCTGCTGCCCAATACCATCGTCACCCGGTTGGTGCACAATAACGGACGGATAACCGCCGTTCACGCTATCGATAAAATGACCAAAAAGCTGCACGAAATTACTGCAGACACGGTAGTTTTGTCCGCTGGAGCGATGAGTTCGCCGCAACTTTTGCTGGCATCGGGATTGGCGCAACACAATCCGGCCGGCGAAATGATCGGGCGATTTTTGATGCGCCATGCAAACGCGATCACTTTTGGCATTTTTCCGGGCAAACCGGATAAAGAAACGCGTTTTCACAAACAATTGGCAATTCTCGATTATTATTTCGGGCATCCGGAAATCAAATATCCCGCAGGAAAACTTGGCAGCCTGCAACAAATGCCCACGCCGCCACCCGGATTGGTGAAAGAAGTGGTGATGAAGCCGTTCGGCTCGATAATCGCCCCGGCGGTGAAGCTACTCACCGGATTGCTGGCGATGGTGGAAGATCAGCCGCAGTTTATCAACCGCATAAAACTCGATGCTGTGCGGAAAAATGCGTACGGTATCCCTGAGGCGCAAATTTTCCACAAATACAGCAAACGCGATCTGGCTGCGCTGAAAGTGATGACCGATTTGTCCAAAAAAATTATGCGCGGCACCGGTGCCTGGGCACATTATATTCACCAGATCCGCACGTTTTCGCACGCCTGCGGAACGGTTCGCTTCGGTGAAAATCCCAAAACAGCGCCGCTCGATCGCGATTGCCGGTTTCGCGGTATTGATAACCTGATTGTAATGGACGCCAGTTTTATGCCGACCGCCGCCGCGGTAAATCCCAGTTTGACCATTTCCGCAAACGCGCTGCGGGTTGGTGAAACGGTGCTAAAATTGTAA
- a CDS encoding GIY-YIG nuclease family protein, with translation MKGWTYILECADGSFYTGSTKRLALRLAQHQNGEGANYTKNRLPVKLVYVEEYNRIDAAFYREKQIQGWSRKKKMALIKEMPEDLHQLAECMNETHFKNYSGG, from the coding sequence ATGAAAGGCTGGACGTATATTCTCGAATGCGCGGATGGCAGCTTTTATACCGGTAGCACGAAGCGCCTTGCATTGCGTTTGGCACAGCATCAGAATGGGGAAGGGGCTAATTATACAAAAAACCGGCTGCCGGTTAAGCTGGTGTATGTTGAAGAATATAACAGAATTGATGCTGCCTTTTATCGTGAAAAGCAGATCCAGGGATGGAGCAGAAAAAAGAAAATGGCGCTGATAAAGGAAATGCCGGAAGATCTTCACCAACTGGCGGAATGCATGAATGAAACGCATTTCAAGAACTATTCCGGTGGTTAG
- a CDS encoding DedA family protein has protein sequence MKWIRDLYDWVLHWAQTPYGPIALFVLSFAEASFFPIPPDPLLIALALGARQKAFKFAFICTIASVTGALLGYGIGHYAWWGLNGEFSALANFFLNNIPGFTVANFERVQHLYQNWDFWIVFTAGFTPLPYKVFTISGGAFAINLPMFVVASIISRAGRFFLVTFLIWKFGSQIQGFIDKYFNLLAIGFTVLLVGSFVLIKYLL, from the coding sequence ATGAAATGGATTCGTGATTTATATGACTGGGTGTTACACTGGGCGCAAACGCCGTATGGACCGATTGCACTATTTGTGCTTTCCTTTGCTGAAGCTTCTTTTTTTCCCATCCCGCCGGATCCGTTGTTGATTGCGTTGGCGTTGGGTGCCAGACAAAAGGCATTCAAATTTGCATTCATTTGCACCATTGCTTCCGTAACCGGTGCATTACTGGGATATGGCATCGGGCATTATGCCTGGTGGGGATTAAATGGGGAGTTTTCGGCGCTGGCAAACTTCTTTTTGAACAACATTCCCGGATTTACCGTCGCCAACTTTGAGAGAGTGCAGCATCTTTATCAAAACTGGGATTTCTGGATTGTTTTTACTGCCGGATTTACCCCGTTACCGTATAAAGTTTTCACGATCAGCGGCGGCGCTTTTGCCATCAATTTGCCGATGTTTGTGGTTGCATCAATCATCAGCCGCGCGGGACGCTTTTTTCTGGTTACCTTTTTGATCTGGAAATTCGGTTCGCAAATTCAGGGTTTCATCGACAAATATTTTAATCTGCTCGCGATTGGATTCACCGTTTTGCTGGTGGGCAGTTTTGTGTTGATCAAATATCTGCTGTAA
- a CDS encoding glycosyltransferase family 2 protein, with translation MAEYGVVIPVYNADGYLPELLGRISSLNVSNLEVLIVDDGSVKPVEIAKYGSLAIHIVRHAENAGKGAALKSGFAYFLKNQTIRAVITIDADLQHTPELIPEFIRLFEQGGGDLVIGTRKRDPKTMPLHRIASNAITTGMISRMIGQPAFDSQCGFRLYSREVLSSIQPKEQRFHLESEYLIRSGWAGFRIASVPIPTIYNGAPSAIRNLPDTLNFISLICRLSIERMRSHV, from the coding sequence ATGGCCGAATACGGCGTGGTTATCCCGGTTTACAACGCAGACGGATATTTACCGGAGCTTTTGGGGCGCATCTCATCGTTGAATGTTTCCAATTTGGAAGTTTTGATTGTTGATGACGGATCAGTAAAACCGGTCGAAATTGCCAAATATGGCAGCTTGGCAATCCACATTGTCCGGCACGCCGAAAATGCCGGAAAAGGTGCTGCGCTGAAATCCGGATTTGCATATTTTCTGAAAAACCAGACCATTCGTGCCGTAATTACCATTGATGCAGATTTACAACATACGCCGGAATTGATTCCGGAATTTATCCGGTTATTTGAACAGGGTGGGGGAGATCTGGTTATCGGCACCCGGAAACGAGATCCGAAAACGATGCCATTGCATCGGATAGCGTCGAATGCAATTACGACTGGCATGATCAGCCGGATGATCGGTCAGCCCGCGTTCGACAGCCAGTGCGGTTTCCGGCTGTATTCGCGGGAAGTGTTGAGCAGCATCCAGCCGAAAGAGCAACGGTTTCACCTCGAAAGCGAGTATTTGATTCGCAGTGGTTGGGCCGGATTTCGCATCGCCAGCGTCCCCATTCCCACTATTTACAACGGCGCACCGAGCGCCATTCGCAACTTGCCCGATACACTCAATTTTATATCGCTGATTTGCCGGTTATCAATCGAAAGGATGCGCAGCCATGTATGA
- a CDS encoding AraC family transcriptional regulator: MNEPLAIELTFGVVIFGFGALQGFFFSGILFFQQKGNRPANRWLAVILAVVGAFLFTKVAMMSGFYMRIPHIIGAGAPFWYLFGPMIYAYTAFLVNENHRFSATDLLHLLPAVYCLYQMFPFYQLSGAEKIAAVQTPPTGPPEYHLIYLVVGLLLLGYHFAAIRKINRAEKSITDNSTSHQKENLRWVKRQLIAFTIYIVFDTLAGYLLTVFEIPLNILELTTTFIMAIFVQIVAVTASRNPEKLFPPIVSDPQTNGSHPAVPEPDAQKEKYQNSALSKDIAQNYLDALIHLMETKRPYLNSELKLTDLAAMLGISPHNLSQILNQELKQPFYEFVNQYRINAAKAMMLNPEYQQFTILAIAYDAGFNTKSSFNRAFKECTGMTPSAYQKAHAISSSHIR; encoded by the coding sequence ATGAATGAACCGTTAGCGATAGAACTTACTTTTGGGGTTGTCATTTTTGGATTCGGCGCGTTGCAGGGATTCTTTTTTTCCGGCATCCTCTTTTTCCAGCAAAAAGGCAACCGCCCTGCAAATCGTTGGCTGGCGGTTATTCTGGCGGTTGTGGGCGCATTTTTGTTTACAAAAGTGGCGATGATGTCCGGTTTTTATATGCGGATACCGCATATCATCGGTGCCGGGGCACCGTTCTGGTATCTGTTTGGTCCGATGATTTACGCGTACACAGCTTTTCTGGTCAACGAAAATCACCGGTTTTCGGCAACCGATTTGCTCCATTTGCTCCCGGCGGTTTATTGCCTTTATCAGATGTTCCCATTTTACCAACTTTCCGGCGCCGAGAAAATTGCCGCCGTTCAAACCCCGCCAACCGGTCCGCCGGAATATCACCTGATCTATCTGGTTGTGGGGCTGTTATTGTTAGGATATCATTTTGCCGCGATCCGCAAAATCAATCGTGCGGAAAAAAGCATCACGGATAACAGCACTTCTCACCAAAAAGAAAATCTCCGCTGGGTGAAACGCCAGTTGATCGCATTTACGATTTACATCGTTTTTGATACGCTTGCCGGATATTTGCTGACTGTTTTTGAAATCCCGCTGAATATACTCGAATTAACCACAACCTTTATTATGGCGATATTTGTGCAAATTGTTGCGGTTACCGCCAGCCGCAATCCCGAAAAACTGTTTCCGCCGATTGTTTCCGATCCGCAAACAAACGGCAGCCATCCGGCAGTACCGGAACCGGATGCGCAAAAAGAGAAATACCAAAATTCCGCGCTGTCGAAAGATATTGCCCAAAACTATCTGGATGCGCTCATCCATTTGATGGAAACCAAACGCCCCTATCTCAACAGCGAATTGAAATTGACCGATCTCGCGGCAATGTTGGGGATATCGCCGCACAATTTGTCGCAAATCCTGAATCAGGAGCTCAAACAACCGTTTTATGAATTTGTGAACCAGTACCGGATAAACGCTGCCAAAGCCATGATGCTCAACCCCGAATATCAACAGTTTACCATCCTCGCCATTGCTTACGATGCCGGATTTAACACCAAAAGCTCGTTCAACCGGGCATTTAAGGAATGCACCGGCATGACGCCATCCGCCTACCAAAAAGCACACGCTATTTCATCCAGCCACATCCGTTAG
- a CDS encoding osmoprotectant transporter permease has translation MNNEVKALLDVFGVDVVIAAILLFFFIWGIADGTVSAFNIKSWMFALLGVALIVGGGFWLKSIDQLVLANIVLMILALPGLGYALIMVVAIVTQTSWN, from the coding sequence ATGAACAATGAAGTTAAAGCTCTTCTGGATGTTTTTGGCGTTGATGTGGTTATTGCTGCTATCCTGCTCTTTTTCTTCATTTGGGGTATCGCGGACGGCACTGTATCCGCATTCAATATCAAATCCTGGATGTTTGCGTTGCTGGGTGTCGCCCTGATTGTTGGCGGCGGTTTTTGGCTGAAGTCGATAGATCAACTGGTGTTAGCCAATATTGTGCTGATGATTTTGGCGCTTCCCGGATTAGGTTATGCACTCATTATGGTTGTCGCCATTGTAACGCAAACCTCCTGGAACTAA
- the rlmN gene encoding 23S rRNA (adenine(2503)-C(2))-methyltransferase RlmN, with amino-acid sequence MAINISTEHKSSLTGLSIAEMQAAFVPYKQPAYRAAQVYKWVHHHQVQSFDEMTNLPKAFRELLDKHFSIGELRLKLRQDSVDGTRKYLWELPDGKAIESVFIPEEKRKTICISSQVGCALGCEFCATAQMGFLANLTSGQIVEQIIRVQRDTGVKITNVVFMGMGEPFLNYNRVIAASKIMSDFEGLAISAQKITISTVGIVPRIIQFTDEKQPFKLAISLHAPTQELRSSIMPVADKFSLKKLMDSAYYYTRQQTRKRITFEYVLLEGVNDTPEVARELVELLSPLRCKLNLIPYNDTGIGFHLPGQSRITEFLQILETAPFAVTVRKNRGTDIAAACGQLIAETDGTKTRSLKIPEKITP; translated from the coding sequence ATGGCAATTAATATTTCAACAGAACATAAATCATCGCTCACCGGATTGAGTATTGCAGAAATGCAGGCGGCATTTGTGCCATACAAACAACCGGCATACCGGGCGGCGCAGGTGTATAAATGGGTGCATCATCATCAGGTGCAATCTTTTGATGAGATGACCAATTTGCCCAAAGCGTTTCGCGAATTGCTGGATAAGCATTTCAGCATCGGCGAATTGCGCCTGAAGTTGCGCCAGGATTCGGTGGACGGCACCCGCAAATACCTCTGGGAATTGCCCGACGGCAAAGCCATCGAGAGCGTGTTTATTCCGGAGGAAAAGCGCAAAACCATTTGTATTTCCTCACAGGTGGGCTGCGCGCTGGGCTGCGAATTTTGCGCGACCGCGCAGATGGGTTTTCTGGCGAATCTCACATCCGGGCAAATTGTGGAGCAAATTATCCGCGTCCAGCGGGATACCGGCGTGAAAATCACCAACGTCGTTTTTATGGGGATGGGCGAGCCGTTCCTGAATTACAACCGGGTGATCGCCGCCAGCAAAATCATGTCCGATTTTGAGGGATTGGCCATCTCCGCCCAAAAAATCACCATTTCGACAGTGGGCATTGTCCCGCGCATCATCCAGTTTACCGATGAAAAACAGCCCTTCAAACTGGCGATTTCGCTGCATGCACCGACACAGGAATTGCGCAGCAGCATTATGCCCGTCGCGGATAAGTTTTCGCTCAAAAAGCTGATGGACAGCGCTTATTATTACACACGTCAGCAAACCCGCAAACGCATCACCTTTGAATATGTGTTGCTGGAAGGCGTCAACGATACGCCGGAAGTTGCCCGGGAACTGGTGGAATTGCTTTCCCCGCTGCGCTGCAAACTTAATTTGATTCCCTATAACGATACCGGCATCGGTTTTCATCTGCCGGGACAATCTCGAATCACCGAATTTCTGCAAATACTCGAAACGGCGCCATTTGCGGTTACCGTTCGCAAAAATCGCGGCACGGATATCGCCGCCGCCTGCGGACAATTGATCGCCGAAACCGATGGCACCAAAACCCGCTCTCTAAAAATACCAGAAAAAATCACTCCGTAA
- a CDS encoding MerR family transcriptional regulator, producing MVETSSQSGGIQKPKKKLYYSLKQTAVMLEMTPDDIKRWETHFPEIKPVRNRADNRYYTEKDVFLLLFIKDLLNEQKLSFEDARIAIDKYREELVEKENLRLKQTLAEIRMEIDEMLTVLNEPL from the coding sequence ATGGTAGAAACATCGAGCCAATCAGGTGGCATTCAAAAGCCGAAAAAAAAACTCTATTACTCCCTGAAACAGACAGCTGTAATGCTGGAAATGACGCCCGACGATATCAAACGTTGGGAAACCCATTTTCCCGAAATAAAACCGGTGCGAAACCGCGCTGATAATCGCTATTACACGGAAAAAGATGTGTTTTTGCTGCTGTTTATCAAGGATTTACTCAATGAGCAAAAGCTGTCATTTGAAGATGCCAGAATTGCAATTGACAAATACCGGGAAGAACTCGTCGAAAAAGAAAATTTGCGGTTAAAACAGACGCTAGCGGAAATCCGGATGGAAATAGACGAGATGTTAACCGTGCTCAACGAGCCGCTTTAG
- a CDS encoding T9SS type A sorting domain-containing protein, which produces MIDNIVSGVSGATGQLPENFRLEQNYPNPFNPGTTIAYEIPERAAVSLKIYNVMGEEVATLVDGVQQPGRHTVNWNAGDLASGIFFYRIRSGEFVQTKKLTLMR; this is translated from the coding sequence TTGATCGACAATATTGTATCGGGCGTATCCGGCGCAACCGGACAACTGCCGGAGAATTTCCGGCTGGAGCAAAATTATCCCAATCCCTTTAACCCGGGCACGACCATTGCCTACGAGATACCCGAACGCGCTGCGGTTTCCCTGAAAATTTACAATGTGATGGGGGAGGAGGTGGCAACGCTGGTCGATGGCGTGCAGCAACCGGGACGCCATACCGTTAACTGGAACGCCGGTGACCTGGCGAGCGGGATATTCTTTTACCGCATCCGCTCCGGTGAATTTGTTCAGACCAAAAAACTCACGCTGATGCGCTAG
- a CDS encoding SMP-30/gluconolactonase/LRE family protein, whose product MKTIAMVLLAILITITGYAQTVSTFVGPGINIDDDMIMDAAGNIYGSRYTGSRVYKVTPDGVVSVYAQGIVSPNGLAIDSNGILYVADNQGNKIYKITSDSTKTQYGPNLSSPSGLLFEPDSDTLIVTQWTQNRISKLAPDGTLTVYKSGNGLNGPVGMAMDENGNFYVANYNDGKVFHVTDDSLIQLAVVPGTNFGAVGFLEYAAGNLYATGIAVHRIYKISLSGEMTVFAGTGVAGLVNGPAIPHGSAIPTAFWQARIMTNYTSPISAPNRSG is encoded by the coding sequence ATGAAAACAATAGCAATGGTTTTGCTGGCAATTCTGATCACCATCACCGGATATGCCCAAACGGTAAGCACGTTTGTCGGTCCGGGAATTAATATTGACGACGACATGATTATGGATGCTGCGGGAAATATTTACGGCTCGCGCTATACCGGATCGCGGGTGTATAAAGTAACGCCCGATGGCGTTGTGAGCGTATATGCCCAGGGCATTGTTTCGCCAAACGGACTGGCGATAGACAGCAACGGGATATTGTATGTTGCGGATAACCAGGGAAACAAAATTTACAAAATCACTTCGGACAGCACCAAAACGCAGTATGGGCCGAACCTGTCATCACCGAGCGGGCTGCTGTTTGAACCCGACAGCGATACGCTGATCGTCACCCAATGGACCCAAAACCGGATCAGCAAATTAGCGCCCGACGGCACGCTGACCGTTTACAAAAGCGGCAACGGTTTGAACGGGCCGGTTGGCATGGCGATGGATGAAAACGGCAATTTTTATGTTGCCAATTATAACGACGGCAAGGTGTTTCATGTGACCGACGACAGCCTGATTCAATTGGCGGTCGTGCCGGGGACAAACTTCGGCGCGGTCGGGTTTCTGGAATATGCCGCCGGAAATTTATACGCCACCGGTATTGCCGTTCACCGGATTTACAAGATTTCGCTGAGCGGGGAAATGACCGTTTTTGCCGGAACCGGTGTGGCGGGTTTAGTGAACGGACCGGCGATTCCGCACGGTTCAGCAATCCCAACGGCATTTTGGCAAGCCCGGATCATGACAAATTATACATCTCCGATTTCGGCACCAAATCGATCCGGTTGA
- a CDS encoding Gfo/Idh/MocA family oxidoreductase gives MNTFRPTGVDKPLRLAFLGCGKITRKHSRTIEKAKLPVLRYFASRSLEKANTYNSELRGDGFFGTYESAISSPEVDAVFIATPPSSHLDLALKALDAGKHVIVEKPPFFTLADFDAVATARQKHDCQVIVAENYFYKPLRSAVMDVVQQELLGDMLFININAMKQQHNADWREDAAMSGGGALFEGGIHWVNFLANIGIGVTTVRGIQPHPNGGLERSMQVIFNYENGAVGNLFYSWEVPTLFKGLRISRIFGREGSLTFESNGIFMVVRGRKKRLVFPGFADISGFTGMFTDFTAALRTGTAPKLTFDIARRDVQLIRQAYATAELKQTD, from the coding sequence ATGAACACATTTCGCCCGACAGGTGTAGATAAACCGCTCCGGCTGGCATTTTTGGGCTGCGGCAAGATCACCCGAAAACACAGCCGGACTATCGAAAAAGCAAAGCTGCCGGTTCTGCGATACTTCGCCAGCCGTTCGCTGGAAAAGGCAAATACCTACAATTCGGAGCTGCGCGGTGACGGCTTTTTTGGCACTTACGAATCGGCGATCAGCTCGCCGGAAGTGGATGCCGTGTTTATCGCTACGCCGCCGTCGTCGCATCTGGACTTGGCGCTGAAAGCGCTGGATGCCGGAAAGCATGTGATTGTCGAAAAGCCGCCGTTTTTTACGCTGGCGGATTTCGATGCGGTCGCAACTGCGCGGCAAAAACACGATTGTCAGGTGATCGTCGCGGAAAATTATTTTTATAAACCGCTGCGCTCAGCGGTGATGGATGTGGTTCAACAGGAGTTGCTCGGCGATATGTTATTTATCAACATCAACGCGATGAAACAGCAGCACAATGCCGATTGGCGGGAAGACGCGGCGATGTCCGGTGGCGGTGCGCTGTTTGAGGGCGGCATTCACTGGGTCAATTTTTTGGCGAATATCGGCATTGGCGTGACAACTGTCCGGGGCATTCAGCCGCACCCGAACGGCGGTTTAGAGCGCAGCATGCAGGTGATTTTCAATTACGAAAATGGCGCAGTCGGTAATCTGTTTTATTCCTGGGAAGTGCCGACATTGTTCAAAGGTTTGCGGATTTCCCGGATTTTCGGGCGGGAAGGCTCGCTCACCTTCGAAAGTAACGGTATTTTTATGGTGGTTCGGGGACGAAAAAAACGGTTGGTGTTTCCCGGTTTTGCGGATATTTCCGGTTTCACCGGCATGTTCACAGATTTTACGGCAGCGCTGCGCACCGGAACCGCGCCGAAACTGACATTCGACATCGCCCGGCGCGATGTTCAGTTGATTCGGCAGGCATACGCAACTGCCGAATTGAAACAGACGGACTGA
- the radC gene encoding DNA repair protein RadC, with product MKINEPDFYHVKITDWPEGDRPREKLMQLGPERLSESELLAILIRTGTRRQTAVDICKTIVSRYGNLAELSEMSYQQFFQLKGIGPVKAVTLIAAFEIARRIASQPIRKKLKVTDPEVIFRRYEPLLAHLKKELFMVLILNSANTLIKDVQISEGILNSSLVHPREVFKSAILESAASIILMHNHPSGEVQPSREDRSITERLVEVGKLMNIPVLDHIIIGQGKYYSFREGGLIGE from the coding sequence ATGAAAATCAACGAACCGGATTTTTATCATGTAAAAATTACGGATTGGCCGGAAGGCGACCGTCCCCGCGAAAAACTGATGCAACTGGGACCGGAACGGCTCAGCGAATCGGAGTTGCTCGCCATTTTAATCCGCACCGGCACGCGCCGGCAAACGGCGGTGGATATTTGCAAGACCATTGTATCCCGGTATGGCAATCTTGCGGAGCTTTCCGAGATGAGCTATCAGCAATTTTTTCAACTGAAAGGCATCGGGCCGGTCAAGGCCGTTACGTTAATCGCCGCGTTCGAGATTGCCCGGCGCATCGCCAGCCAGCCTATTCGCAAAAAGCTGAAGGTAACTGATCCCGAGGTGATCTTCCGGCGATACGAGCCGCTGCTGGCGCACCTGAAAAAAGAGCTGTTTATGGTGCTCATCCTCAACAGCGCCAACACGCTCATCAAGGATGTGCAGATCAGCGAGGGCATCCTGAACTCCTCGCTGGTGCACCCGCGCGAGGTATTCAAAAGCGCGATTCTGGAATCGGCGGCCAGCATTATTCTGATGCATAACCATCCCTCCGGTGAGGTGCAGCCCTCGCGGGAAGACCGCAGCATCACGGAACGGCTGGTGGAAGTCGGCAAGCTGATGAACATTCCCGTGCTCGACCACATCATCATCGGGCAGGGTAAATACTACAGTTTCCGCGAAGGCGGCTTGATTGGGGAGTGA
- a CDS encoding SUMF1/EgtB/PvdO family nonheme iron enzyme, whose amino-acid sequence MGSDDGEDRERPVHTVKLDSFGMSETPVTQAQYQAVMGVNPSEFKKRII is encoded by the coding sequence ATGGGCAGCGATGATGGAGAAGATAGGGAACGACCGGTTCACACTGTTAAGCTGGATAGCTTTGGAATGAGCGAAACACCGGTTACCCAGGCACAGTATCAGGCAGTTATGGGTGTGAATCCCTCAGAATTCAAGAAAAGGATCATCTAG